aatatttttttttactatacatGTATAtggtattaaatttttaaaacatggaaATAAGCTTTCTCcatatataattgttttgtatttggtaaaaaattattaaatatgatttttcctttattttattttaaataaggACATTATGTCAACACAGTTCATTGTTAttagacatttttaaaaaaatcattttcatcttgtaatttatattaagaaaaaactcTCTATATAGTCATTAGTTTTCTATTGTTTCCTTGATATGCTTCTATGACTAGGAAAATAACACTTAACATAAAcgaaaagtttcaatattttcataattaaatcACTGAatgaatttgatttgttttttcaactaaaaattttactttaaatatcatatatatatatataatattttaaaaaaaagtttctacaGTATAAGTAAAACTCATAGACGCATAAATAGGAAAACTAGAAACTTGACTTTATAGGAGGcatttttaaatgtaaattataaaagtaaaaaataagtTAGAACATTGAACTGTCTTGAGATGGTATTGTCTAGTTAGGAAGAAGTTAATATAATTTGTGTAGATGGACTGATTAAATCTCGGACAAGTTTCGTTTGGAGTTGACTAAATCTCGGACAAGATTGGATATGTCGTTGAAAAAACCCCTTCAAAGGTTAGGAGGCATGGATTTTAATAGTCAGTAGTTGACTTTCGTTGAAACATATATAAGTTGGgcttgtatatatcatttgacAGAGATTAATTAACTGGGCCTGCGACTCACTTTTTAATTAGCAAAGTCGATTTGTCTATAGTCATTTTTCAGGTGCTTCGTTATTCTCATGTTAATTGTAACTTTAAATCATTATAGTGCAATTATTTAATGTATGTGTGATCATATTACATACTTTATGCTGAAATTAGGGGGATTTTGATGTGAAATCGGAAGTTTAGGGTAGCTGgtaataattgaaaaatattaagGTTGTAACCTGTAAGTATAAAGGAAATATCAATTGAAAATTTCGCatcatttgtataattttctgaCTTCACTCTTGACGGCTATCATTATTTTTaatctatctttttattttgacGGCTAtctttaatctttctttttttttccttgctaTATATTAATGATGAGATTTCGATTATGTCAAatgttaattatcatttttaactttatgtccaaaaacaaaacaaaaatgttattattgaaactttttcGAGATAAGAAGTTTCGTTGACGAATGTCAATAGGAATAGGAAGAAACTGTGGAGGTGGGGGTTCCGTTTATGGGTGTGTGAAGAGTAGTAGTAGTGTAACTGTGGAAGTAAGTCATGGCCGCCATATTTGAGTCACGTGTCCACCTACCTTACTTTCTTATTAACATATTCATCCATGTTCCAttccatatcatttttttttaggtttaaatatcatatttatttaaataatacgATAACATAGAAGTGCACAATtacactagttttttttttttctatgtttttgtcGAACGCGAGTTTTGACTTACGTATATGCACACGTAAGGAATTCTGCATCTATTTGGTTATTCCCTAATGGCAGCCATAATTGATATcgaataaataaattactaaaGCCAAATGTTCTTTTGGTTAGCACATTTTCATAACTTGTAAAGAGTATCGATATGCAAAACACTTATGCATTTTGTAGTAACAGTATCAATAGTTTTATTTGTGTAatcaaagaatttaaaaaaaaataagaaaatagcaCTATCACCTATGATcaaattgttgttattttttttgttttcctttttttttttttggatttttaagaTATAACGAAACTGGACCATACTTATTTTTGTGAGATACCATGAAAATGTGATATTTCTCAACACTTGAGAATGAGGTAAATCGTcaaactaaaattatatatatatatatatatatatatcaggtaaaattatatatatatcatcttttatgatagaaaagacaagtatttctaaaaattaatgaaatgctcatttcatcaacaatatatatacacaaaaaggCAAAGCCTTCGATTATTATAAGTAGGATATCTTCAAATCCATCccgtatctatatatatatattactagaaCTTTTGAGAGTGATTCATTATCTACCATTAAcgtgttttctattttatttttatttcattcatttGCTGAatataaaaagtattatttGATTCCACCTACTACAAGAAgtagcaaatatatatatatgaggaCAATTTTTTGTTCATCACACCAAAGATATTATGTCGACACAATCAGATATGATACTGTTTCATATAATTTCCCATATATTATGGTTATAGGTGTCGGATAAAATTAATTTCGAGTTCATTGTGGTTAGTGACTTAGTGACACactttttcattaatttatctCTTAACTAATTATCGTAAAAGagtttatagtatataaaaagaatagaaaTATCATTATACTATAAAGTTAAAACCTCGTTTAgtattataatagaattttataaaactaatggGTAAATTTTGTGAATAATGGAAAAGTAAGAGGCAAAAATAGGAAAGAATCACTATGttcaattatttaaaaaaagacaGCTCAACTCAGCTCCACTGATCGGCTCATGTTCTCACTgttccctttttatttttgtttgtttgcaaattgcaaattttgcattcaatcatcatcaaaatctCCTTCCTCATttcgttttcttggttttggaTATAAAAATGGAGACGCCGATGCGTATTcgctgaaacaaacaaacaaaaaaaaagctttcttctcttctctgttttataCGCTCTCTATCGCCAATTTAGGTTTCACGATTTCAGgtgtgattcttcttcttcaatagccttatcttctttttcccttttttagctttctctaccttttttttctttttcccagaATTTTCTTGGTTCGTGATTGATTTGTCCCATGATTTTCAGATTCTTTCGTTATTTGCATGATTTTGATTTCGAATTtgtgctgattttttttttttttttgatgatttggttctcttttttgtttcggtgatctatatatatgattgatggaGTGTTCTTGGGTGATTTATACTTGAGTGATAGTTTGATTGAGTGGAGGAAGCTGCTGATTTCGAATCATATTTTATTGGAACTGGGAAAAATGCGGATGTTTCTGATATCTTTGTGGCTTCTGATTGTTGTAGGGGAACCATGGCGCTCTTGTCTCAAGGAGGAGGTTCATACACTGTGCCAACTGGACCTCTATACTCAAAGAATGGAACTAAAGCAGTTTATGGTGGTGGTACTGTGAGAAATTTGGATGTGTTGAGGATGAAAGAAGGGTTTTTCGGATCCTATACTGGGACTAGGAGTCTAACTACTACCAAATCAATGCTGCTCCGTTCGGATCTTTCTGTTAAGAGGAGCAAGAGAGGGCATCAACTGATTGTTGCGGCTAGCCCTCCTACTGAAGAGGCTGTAGTTGCAACTGAGCCGCTGACTAGAGAGGATCTCATTGCTTATCTTGCCTCTGGATGCAAAACTAAGGACAAATATAGGTATAGTTTGATCCTTGTTTGCTCTGTTAGAGTGTTAGTTATTGTGACATAGCTCTTAGTTTGTGCTCTTCTGTGGCGTTGGTATTGTTTTAAACAtatccagatttttttttttttctattggagAAATGTCCCTTTTGTGCTAACTAACTTAACATTCTGAGTTTGCAGAATAGgtacagaacatgagaagtttggttttgaggtcAATACTTTGCGCCCTATGAAGTATGATCAAATAGCCGAGCTGCTCAATGGTATTGCTGAAAGATTTGAATGGGAAAAAGTAATGGAAGAGGACAAGATCATTGGTCTCAAGCAGGTCAACATTCCCCTGTGTTTCATCTTTTGAGccgttttattatttaaatacattTCCACTCTGTAGAACATGTTAGCTTGATATACGACACAATGATGCTATATATTATAAGGTCactttttccctttttggtTTGCTGTAGATATTTTTTCTGCCATTTTGTTGATCAGGGAAAGCAAAGCATTTCACTGGAACCTGGTGGTCAATTCGAGCTTAGTGGTGCACCTCTTGAGACTTTGCACCAAACTTGTGCTGAAGTCAATTCACATCTTTATCAGGTATACTAATTGATACTAATTATTGCCAATACTCTTACCCTAAAACGTGACATATAACCAACTCTCTATGGATGTCAACAGGTAAAAGCTGTTGCTGAGGAAATGGGAATTGGTTTCTTAGGAATCGGCTTCCAGCCTAAATGGCGTCGAGAGGATATACCCATCATGCCAAAGGTATGAGCCTTTCTCTATTTTTACGATTGAAGAAAGTTCATACATTTTGTTTCATCTTCAGATAAGATTACATGGTTCTCTACATGGCCAGTGTtcggttcttttttttttatgtgtaatattttgctATGGCAAGTCTGGAAGTAAGATTTGACAAAATATGTTCTGTGCAGGGAAGATACGACATTATGAGAAACTACATGCCGAAAGTTGGTACCCTTGGACTTGATATGATGCTCCGAACCTGTACTGTTCAGGTTAGATGAATACTTTTGACTTAGTGCCTCTTCATAATTTCCTTAAACTAAACTTTCAGCTCTCtttaattttgtgttaaaaCTTATAGAAACTGAATCACATGCAATCTTGACAGGTTAATCTGGATTTCAGCTCAGAAGCTGATATGATCAGGAAGTTTCGTGCTGGTCTTGCAATGCAACCTGTGAGAAGCTCGAGCTCTTTCTGGCATAAGCAGAAACTTTTTATTAACCAGTATGACTGACCATTGCCTGAATATTATCCAAATTCAACAGATAGCAACGGCTCTATTTGCAAATTCCCCTTTTACAGAAGGAAAGCCAAATGGGTTTCTCAGCATGAGAAGGTATCCAGATCCAGTGGTTATTATCcccaatatatttattattgctTCCTCCCACGTTATAACTCTGGTCCTTTTGATAGCCAAATATGGACGGACACGGACAAGGACCGCACAGGAATGCTACCGTTTGTTTTTGATGACTCTTTCGGGTGagtatgaaattattttttacatgaACGACAATTACATTACATAGTTTAGTTGGTATTATTGATGAGCTATTCAGAAATATATGTGTTATTCTTACGTATGTATGTGTTCAAGACATGAAGATGCTTTGGATCTTTATCTTTCTCATGCAACAGTGTGGCTAAACTTGATTGTACTACTCTCACTGTTATAGGTTTGAGCAGTATGTTGATTACGCACTCGATGTCCCTATGTACTTTGCCTACCGAAACAAGAAATACGTCGACTGTACTGGAATGACATTTCGGGTAGAAATCTACCTTCATCTTTTCTGTTAGATTCTATAAACTCTTTACAGGAAGGAAATGACCAAATGAAATCCATGGGATCTAATTGAGCCATTAATAAtctcatcattttcttcatgcTGCAGCAATTCTTGGCAGGAAAACTTCCCTGTCTCCCTGGTGAACTGCCTTCATACAATGATTGGGAAAATCACCTAACAACAATATTCCCAGAGGTTTATCATCTGCCTCAAGAGTCCATTATTAGCCTGACTACGTTACCTTTTTGATGTTGAACTCTGACAACGTTCCATCATTAATAGGTTCGGTTGAAGAGATACTTGGAGATGAGAGGTGCTGATGGAGGTCCCTGGAGGAGGCTGTGTGCCTTACCAGCTTTCTGGGTAATTACAGctattcctatatatattgCTTAATGCATGAAGTCGTTTCATTGAACGAAatatcaacttttgtttttattttatccacAATGTCAGGTGGGTTTATTATATGATGAGGAAAGTCTCCAAGCTATTCTTGATCTGACAGCTGACTGGACTCCAGCAGAAAGAGAGATGCTGAGGAACAAAGTAAGTACGAGACACACTACACATACATTTTCTTATTCCATAGTTAGAAAACAACCTGTTTATAGCACTACTCGATTTCCAACAGGTTCCAGTAACTGGCTTAAAGACGCCATTTAGAGATGGTTTGTTAAAGCATGTTGCTGAAGATGTCCTGAAACACGCACAGGTGTGTTCTTGTGCACTGTCTTAAGAATCTTCTAGCCAGATTTCTACCCGGTCTGGTCCAGTTCCTAACTGTAAATATATTGggcttcttccctttttttcttctcccttAGGATGGTTTGGAGCGCAGAGGCTACAAGGAAGTCGGTTTCTTGAACGCAGTCACTGAAGTGGTCAGAACAGGTAAATGAAGTTTCCCAATGTATAATTGAATCGCGCATCGACATTTTGTTCGTTAACTTGGTGGTGAGAAAATTTGGTTTCGAAAATGACAGGAGTGACGCCAGCGGAGAAGCTCTTGGAGATGTACAATGGAGAGTGGGGGCAAAGCGTAGATCCCGTGTTCGAGGAACTGCTGTACTAAGAATGGGGCGTGAACAAAATGGTGTCTTAAGAAGCCTTTGGGTGTGTGTTTATGGTATCTGAAGAACTCAAGTCTCAGGAATAAGGTTCTTCTTTGGTTGTAAAATCGGATTTTATaactgattttgtttgttttagaaaTTTCGAAGCCTTGAAAGAAAGTTATGACTCAACGATTTCGGTTTTGGAAATCGTTTTGGAAGTGTGTTGGCATCTTTGAATAAAAATGACCCGTTTTATCTTGTTACAAATTTGTTCACATGTGCGAGTTCTTCCTTGTCACTCCTAACCCCTAGGGCTCCTAACACGTAGAGATGTTGAATCTACCAGACTCGGCGTACATAAAACGTGATTGATTGCAATGGGGACAGTCTCGAAGATAGTGACTGACACGAAGGTACCGACATATAATAAAGTAGACCCTACGAGAGTGAGAAGCAATAATTAATTCTTAGTAGCAAATAATTGCTCGAACGACAACACCAAATTTGTGTTACAATCACATTAAATTTAATGTTTCGTTGTCTCTTATTTTTCACattaaatttaagatttttttgtagCTTTTAATAATCTAATAGTAAACATTAAGTATTTTATATAACTGAACTGTtagaaaaattttaatataaaattattatcgTGCCAACCCGAAAAAATACTAGATAAACTAATAATAGCTGAGAAAAATTACATCatactaattaaattatttttccaaTAAATCTTCAATTTAAGTGTTTAATATAAGCTTTTTGATCTGTGATTTCCTTGTAATTTTTGAAATGAGGCATTTATCATCACCTACCATCTCAACTTCTATGgttaataaacaataatttacttatattactaaataaaatatctcaaacaaaatattttttgtttgtgtttataaaCAGTCTCATATCAAATATAGTGGTGTTAATGTGATAACTTtcataaacactaaaaaaacaatttgcCAATCTATTTTTTGTCGTCCTTTTGTCTTGTCATCCCAACAGAGAGGGCCTAATGAATATACCACATTCCTCGCCTCATTCACTTACTTCACTTCTATGTGGGTAAAATTATCAGAAAGGTTATCAACATTATCTCGACACAGAGCAATATGTGTATATACAGGTCAGTATACATATGTGGCATGTGCAGgcttgtattattattattattattattattattattattattattattattattattattattattattattattattattattattattattattattattattattattattattattattattattattattattattattattattattattattattattattattattattattattattattattttatttttttgtttttaatttttttttaattttttttagtgcaCAGAACACAGGTACAACAAAACCTCCAATAGTTAACTAACTTTGCATACCTTTGTGCTCTCTAGCTCCTCCTCTTTTTCATTCCTAAATTAGACAACTTCAGTTCAGCTAGTCAGGtgactcttcttcatcttcttagctcttcatttatatatgttcttttgttCTTGTCGCTACATATCAACTCCACTCAATTTTAGAGGAATAGTTTTCCTAATCATCTTTTTGGTTGTTGTCACAATATTACAGATTGTCTaactgatgtttttttttcatttcaaaatatatgcaatatataatttagaaatcCACCGCTActtcttatattaaaaaaaaacacttatctAATATGAGACAAAGATACATCACCATCCTGCACCTGCCAAAACATCATTCGCCTTCCAAACCAAATTATTGCGATGAGATATAGTaccatcctgcacctgcaaaaacaTCATTCGCCTTCCAAGAACCGTCAACATAACATCTATATCCCGTGAAAGCTGTGGGCAGCGATGAGCCCGTGCGAGGCCCGGACGATGGACGCATAGGGATTGAGGGAATCTCTTCCCCTTCGACCTCCGCCTGAGCCTTCTACCAAGTCAATGCCTCGCCTTCCGCCACCCAAACGACCTCATCCGGGCGTTCAGGAAGGTTCTCGAAAACACGAGCATTCCAagccttccaaatataccacatcaGCCAGGGAAAAATGGAAACCTGTGAACCCGGACCTTTAGGGTCTAGAAAATGATCGACATTAGCGTACACAGAACCCGTCGGGAAAAGATGTGGCCCTACTGGTACATGGGCTAACGCCCGGACCTGTCGGGCCGGGGGACACAAAAATATGGCATGATTgatatcctcctcctccatcccACACCATGTACAAACAACATCGCAGctcacccccccccccccccccccccNNNNNNNNNNNNNNNNNNNNNNNNNNNNNNNNNNNNNNNNNNNNNNNNNNNNNNNNNNNNNNNNNNNNNNNNNNNNNNNNNNNNNNNNNNNNNNNNNNNNNNNNNNNNNNNNNNNNNNNNNNNNNNNNNNNNNNNNNNNNNNNNNNNNNNNNNNNNNNNNNNNNNNNNNNNNNNNNNNNNNNNNNNNNNNNNNNNNNNNNNNNNNNNNNNNNNNNNNNNNNNNNNNNNNNNNNNNNNNNNNNNNNNNNNNNNNNNNNNNNNNNNNNNNNNNNNNNNNNNNNNNNNNNNNNNNNNNNNNNNNNNNNNNNNNNNNNNNNNNNNNNNNNNNNNNNNNNNNNNNNNNNNNNNNNNNNNNNNNNNNNNNNNNNNNNNNNNNNNNNNNNNNNNNNNNNNNNNNNNNNNNNNNNNNNNNNNNNNNNNNNNNNNNNNNNNNNNNNNNNNNNNNNNNNNNNNNNNNNNNNNNNNNNNNNNNNNNNNNNNNNNNNNNNNNNNNNNNNNNNNNNNNNNNNNNNNNNNNNNNNNNNNNNNNNNNNNNNNNNNNNNNNNNNNNNNNNNNNNNNNNNNNNNNNNNNNNNNNNNNNNNNNNNGTTAGCCGATACCAAAATACAACCCGATAATACTTGCCACATAAAGTGCTGGAGTTTTGGTGGACAATGTACCTGCCAAACCCAAGCCAGGAGAGGAGAAATCGCCGGCCCAGAGCCCAATGCCCGAAAAGAGCCTTGGACACCCAATCGTTCCGTCTCTTACCCAGATTTGACCGTATATTTCCCAGTTTTAGTAAAATGCCATCCTAAAGAATCATCCTTGGGGCAACGACTTAGAGGTATTGCCTCTATCAGAGCAACATCCACATGATCAAAATGCTGAGTGAGCAAATCCTTACGCCAAGAATTCATTTGACGATCAATGAAATGGGGTAACCGGAGAGTTGGGTCCTTAAAAGGACCGTTACTTAAGGCTGGTCTTGGGAATTGAGCTGGAACCCAAGGATCCCTCCATATAGAAATTGAGGTCCCTgagccaacccgtttaataagccctttggtcaccagagagcgagcagataCGATACTCCTCCACCCATATGAGGGTGAATAAGATCGTATTGGATCCATAGGATCTGTATTCCGATAAtacctacttttaaaaaccctggcaaacagGGAGTCTGGATAATCTATCAGTCTCCACAACTGCTTAGCCAACAAAGCCGTGTTGAAATCATGAACACTCTTGAAACCCAGACCACCCAAGCAACAAAGCCTCTCCCAAGCAATCCAATGCATACCCCCTGACTGTCCATTTGTACTCCACCAGAAATTTGCCACTGCACTAGTCAGTTTAGAAGTGATAGTCATTGGCAAACGATAgcaagacatcacaaaagtcGGGACAGCCGTCGGGACAGACTTAATCATCACCTCTTTCCCCCCTTTTGAGAGTAACCACACGGACCAGCCGGTCGTGCGACTCTGCAAGCGAtctctaacaaaagaaaaaacctttgTCTTTGACCCCCCAAATTCTCTGGGAGTCCTAGATAAGAACCCATACCGCCCTGATTGGTGATCCCTAGAACCCCCTGGATTTCCGTCTTGACTACCGCATCGACCGTGTGACCAAACTGAATCGAAGATTTTCCAAAATTAATTTGCTGACCCGTGACCGCTTTATACTGCCGTAAGATATCTAAAATCACCCTGCATTGATCCTTATCAACCTTGCAgaaaaaagactatcatctgcaaatAACAAGTGGGTAATTGGCGGACACTTGTTTACCACCTTAATACCGGTAATCCGCTTATCTGCCTCCGCTTTCCGTACCTTTGCAATAAGGACCTCTGTACATAGAATGAACAAA
The sequence above is a segment of the Camelina sativa cultivar DH55 chromosome 10, Cs, whole genome shotgun sequence genome. Coding sequences within it:
- the LOC104717995 gene encoding glutamate--cysteine ligase, chloroplastic, whose translation is MALLSQGGGSYTVPTGPLYSKNGTKAVYGGGTVRNLDVLRMKEGFFGSYTGTRSLTTTKSMLLRSDLSVKRSKRGHQLIVAASPPTEEAVVATEPLTREDLIAYLASGCKTKDKYRIGTEHEKFGFEVNTLRPMKYDQIAELLNGIAERFEWEKVMEEDKIIGLKQGKQSISLEPGGQFELSGAPLETLHQTCAEVNSHLYQVKAVAEEMGIGFLGIGFQPKWRREDIPIMPKGRYDIMRNYMPKVGTLGLDMMLRTCTVQVNLDFSSEADMIRKFRAGLAMQPIATALFANSPFTEGKPNGFLSMRSQIWTDTDKDRTGMLPFVFDDSFGFEQYVDYALDVPMYFAYRNKKYVDCTGMTFRQFLAGKLPCLPGELPSYNDWENHLTTIFPEVRLKRYLEMRGADGGPWRRLCALPAFWVGLLYDEESLQAILDLTADWTPAEREMLRNKVPVTGLKTPFRDGLLKHVAEDVLKHAQDGLERRGYKEVGFLNAVTEVVRTGVTPAEKLLEMYNGEWGQSVDPVFEELLY
- the LOC104720173 gene encoding uncharacterized protein LOC104720173, producing the protein MAIKTDMSKAYDRVEWGFLEALLRKMGFADRWISWIMFCVSSVEYRVLLNGQPNGLILPERGLRQGDPLSPYLFILCTEVLIAKVRKAEADKRITGIKVVDKDQCRVILDILRQYKAVTGQQINFGKSSIQFGHTVDAVVKTEIQGVLGITNQGGGKEVMIKSVPTAVPTFVMSCYRLPMTITSKLTSAVANFWWSTNGQSGGMHWIAWERLCCLGGLGFKSVHDFNTALLAKQLWRLIDYPDSLFARVFKSRYYRNTDPMDPIRSYSPSYGWRSIVSARSLVTKGLIKRVGSGTSISIWRDPWVPAQFPRPALSNGPFKDPTLRLPHFIDRQMNSWRKDLLTQHFDHVDVALIEAIPLSRCPKDDSLGWHFTKTGKYTVKSG